Genomic segment of Polynucleobacter necessarius:
GCTGTCTCTCCTTACCACCTACTTCAACAAACAAATTTGACTGAGCCTACAGCAGAGATGCTGGAGTATTTTGCAGCCTCCCTTCCCAAGAAAAACTCAATTGATCAGGTTTTAGCCTTAGCCGCCTCAGTACAAGAGTCTATTCTGTACTCACCAGGGCAAACTAATTTTGCAACCACTGCTGCGCAATCCTTTGCCATGAATCCGGGGTTTGCCAAGATCATGCGCACATCATGCTAGGTCTGTGTCGTGCCTCAGGCATTCCGGCACGTTATGTCAGCGGCTATTTCTTTACCAAAGATGCACCTAACCTCGCAAGCCATGCTTGGATTGATTTCTGCACCGACATTGATAAAGGCCTATGGACCAGTATTGATATCACCAATGCCTGCTTTACCGATGCACGTCATGTTCGCCTAGCGATTGGCAGGGACTACTACTCGGCAGCACCTGTCAAAGGAGTTCGCTCTGGCGGAGGTGGCGAAGAGTTAAGCGCCAGCATCTCGATTACCCAAGCCAAGTAAGAGATAATCCAGAGAAATAATTAAAGGGGTTGCAGGATGACGCATTGCGTTGGGCTTTGCCTAAAGGATGGCTTGGTGTTTTTGTCAGATACCCGCACTAATGCGGGCGTTGATCAGATCGGCACCTTTAGAAAGATGTCTTTATTCCAGAAGGATAAAGATCGCTTTTTCACCCTCATGAGCGCTGGCAATCTTGCAATAACTCAGGCTGTGAAAGAAATCCTATTACAAGGCCAACTTCTGAATGGGAAGAATCTGTGGAATGTAGAGAGCACTCACGATGCAGCCGTTGTCATTGGGGATGCCATCAAGCAGGTTTACGACCGGGATCACAAAGCACTGGAAAAAGCAGGTATTGATTTCAATTGCAATCTGATCTTTGGTGAACAGATTAAGGGTGAGCGTCCACGACTTTTTAACATCTATTCAGCCGGCAACTTTATTGAGGCTACACCTGAAACTTGTTACTTCCAGATTGGTGAGTCTAAATATGGCAAGCCAATCTTAGACAGGGTCATTAGCTTTGATACTCCACTCAATCTAGCGACCAAGTGCGCCCTCATCTCAATGGATTCGACACTCAACAGTAATATCTCTGTTGGCCTGCCGCTAGACCTCATGGTTTACGAAAAGAACTCATTGCAAGTTAGCAAGCTGGTTACGATGGACGAATCCAACCCCTACTTCCAGATGATTCATCAATTGTGGGGCGAGAAATTACGCGCTGCATTTAACTCTATTGCAGAGCCCAGCTGGTCAGGAGCAACCCCCTCCCGCTCGATTGCATCTCCTGCCAAGAAGATGGGTGCAGTACCGATTCATCGAGCCGCTAAAAAAATTCCAATTAAAGCCAAGAAAGAATCTTCTAAACCCATCAGCAAGAATCCAAAAGCTATATCAAAGACCCGAAGTAGAGTCTAATCAATCCTTAGCCGGGATAGATTTCGCTGATCTCAATTAAATTGAGATTGGGGCCGCGTACATAGACAGAATTGATTTTTGAAGTTGCGCCTGTTCTGATAATGGGGCCCTCAATAATTGGCCATCCCCCTTTATTCAATTGTGAAATCACTGCTGTTAATGGACGGTCTGCGATAAAGCAAAGATCCTGGGATCCTGGTGTTGGAAAATTCGCTTTAGGCTCGAACTCTTTACCCTTGATATGCAAATTAATTTTCTGAGTGCCAAACTTAAATGCCTTATGCTCAACAGGTGGTGTTCCCCCAATAAAGGACTCTAACTTCATCCCCAGCACGCGAGTGTAGAAGTCAACGCATGCAGCTTCATTTGCTGTCGTTAATACCAAGTGGTCGAGATGATCAATCATATATCGTCCAATCTGATTTTCTAACGCAATTGGTCAACATAATCTGGGGCTGGATGCAGGTCACAAGCGCTTCCAGCTTTAGCAACTTGACCTGGCACAGGGTGTCCAACAATCAA
This window contains:
- a CDS encoding transglutaminase-like domain-containing protein is translated as MLGLCRASGIPARYVSGYFFTKDAPNLASHAWIDFCTDIDKGLWTSIDITNACFTDARHVRLAIGRDYYSAAPVKGVRSGGGGEELSASISITQAK
- a CDS encoding peptidase codes for the protein MTHCVGLCLKDGLVFLSDTRTNAGVDQIGTFRKMSLFQKDKDRFFTLMSAGNLAITQAVKEILLQGQLLNGKNLWNVESTHDAAVVIGDAIKQVYDRDHKALEKAGIDFNCNLIFGEQIKGERPRLFNIYSAGNFIEATPETCYFQIGESKYGKPILDRVISFDTPLNLATKCALISMDSTLNSNISVGLPLDLMVYEKNSLQVSKLVTMDESNPYFQMIHQLWGEKLRAAFNSIAEPSWSGATPSRSIASPAKKMGAVPIHRAAKKIPIKAKKESSKPISKNPKAISKTRSRV
- a CDS encoding VOC family protein codes for the protein MIDHLDHLVLTTANEAACVDFYTRVLGMKLESFIGGTPPVEHKAFKFGTQKINLHIKGKEFEPKANFPTPGSQDLCFIADRPLTAVISQLNKGGWPIIEGPIIRTGATSKINSVYVRGPNLNLIEISEIYPG